The nucleotide window tagtgccgcccagggcatttgctctctccccccacgctacgctaatggttgatcttaaatcttttttaataattttcaattttgaaagtgatcaacagatgtaactgaaaccggcagtgtaagttatattcttagcgctattgctgtgttcggaaatattgaaatcaaataattggtaaaaagatattgtatttttttaatattacgtgataggtcgctcgatttgccgccccctaggacgtgccgcccgcgtgcggtgcacgcgctgcacgcccgcttacggcgggcctgtgTAGCTACAACATTACACTAACTTCACTAAAAAGGTGTTATGAAACGACATTTTCCAAATACTGAATTCAATATATCCTAAATAATCATAGTACGAAAAACGCGCAAAATCATCAAAACGGGCCTTATCACAGCCGCTTCCACATCTTGTTTGATTTGATGAAATAATTGATGTAGTTACGCAGTTTGGAAGTGGGCAATTAACAAAGCTAGGTCAAACAGAAGTGGGATACGTGTTAGCGTTCGGGTTAATCATGTAATAACGTTTGCGGGCGCGGGCGGAGCGACTAACAATGTTGACCGTGCTGAGCAAACAGCGGCGGCAGCGTCAGCTCACGGGCCGGCGCACCCGCGCCGCACTGCCGAAGCGCCGCAACCCTATCACTCTACTATTGtatagatacctatgtattgttAACTTCGTCTGAAACATTTTTTGAGTTTCGTACTAAAAGTGAGAATTTCCTATTGATATTATACGTAGATACCtttctgaaacaaaaagaaaaaaactcttCTGACCTTTTGAGTCTGAGTCTTCAGTCGGGTGAAAACATACGATTTTTTTGATGCAGAAAATACGTATCCTAATATCTATACTATATCTTATTACCTGGGTTCATTAgaaaaattaggtaggtactttgttattttatcattcCACTTGCTTTTGGACAACGCTATATCTTAAAATTGTTTCCCACTCAGCACTTTTCatctattttaaacaaaatcaagAAGCCaaaaaataagcatttaatTTGAAATCACAACCATCTTGAATAACAAGCACATCGTTTCAATTATTAAGGGATAATAAGGATGGGGTTGAATGTTTAGAGTGGCAGGTCACGCTTACTCGGTGATTACATGTAATTCGCGACCCCTCGCCCCGCGGGCTGCCACGCGTGAAATCACTTTGTTCTACAGTTAGCCTCCTCGCTGCCCTGCTTCCTATTCATTAATTGGATATGATAATTCATATGAAATGAAGAGACATCTTAATTAGTTTTCTTGAAATTGAAAAGCGGAGATTAATGGTCTTCTAttttacctactatatttttctacattttctgtatattgttttgacatttttgtctatttatcataaaaaactGGCATCTAGAACACAAAACGAAATAAGAACAACGAAAAATTTTGGCGATCAAAATGTTACGAAAATACGCATTCATTTTTTCGTAGCCTGTAGCGCTCATAGACTGCTACGAAAAATGTACGATGTAGCACAGGTGCTACGAGTTATCCGTAACTaaggaccaatttttttttaaacctaacTTTTTATGGAAGTCTTATTTTCGgtggtaaataaatgattgagtATCTTATTcacatgataaaaataaagttacataTACTAAGGAGGTATAATAATATccaataatgtacctacctacgtgaTATGCATACTGTTAACTACTAAACCCAAGCTACTTAAGTACACGTATGTTTCGTAATGTATgtcatgttattattatattatgttatgatATTATCCTAGTATTAGCGAACTTATGTCAGTGAAAATAAAGGCTGTACGTGTATGCGCGCGTCGCTGTACGTCATTGGGTCGGAGGGCGGAGTCTCGCGCCGCCCTGTGTCGCGGCGGCAGTCCGCTCCAGGCCGGCGTGCGCCCCGCACGGCCCCATGGTGGAACACGCGCTCGTCGACTGCTCCCAGGCGAGCGCCATGCAGACCCTGCCCCCGCAGCCGCACCGCGACGGCGAAGACGACCAACTCGCCGACGAGTATGTGCAGAACTTTGAGCTCGACCACCTCGAGGACCACAATGTTGTGAAACGTGAACCCTTGCGCACGGGGTGGCAAGAGATGGTAGAACCTCCGTCAGCCTGTGCCCGCGCGTGCCGCCCGTGGCCTGATGCGGGCCCCTATCCCCAGCCTCACGTAGCCATCGCCGTGGACCCCAGCACACCTCCAGAAACCCCACCGGCCCCTATCGGGCGAAGTCCCTGTCGTGCAGCTTTAGTCGACGACGTCCTTTGGTTACCACATATGCGAGAACCGCTCGACATGCGTACAGTTCCTTGTGGCAGTTTTGAAGAATGGGATCGTCGCGAGTGGCGGGAGCAAGATCACCATATGCAACAGGTCGGGCTGCGCCCTGCCAGCTCCTGCTCGGCCATGTCTCCTAGAACCGGACCTCATCCATCCTACCAGCCTTCCTCCTGTGGAGATGACCTCATAAGCGATGACTTACTCATGACATTAAGTGTGAGAGAACTCAACAAACGCCTTCATGGTTTCCCAAGAGAAGATGTGACCCGACTAAAGCAGAAACGGCGTACACTGAAGAACCGCGGCTACGCACAAAACTGCCGCAGCAAGCGGCTACAGCAGCGGCAGGAGCTGGAGCTGACGAACCGGTCGCTGCAGGACGAGCTGCACGTGCTGCAGCTGCAGGTGGCGCGCGTGACGCACGAGCGCGACGTGCTGAAGCAGCGGCTGGCGCTGGTGGGGCGCGAGCACGCCGTGCCGCAGCACGCGCCGCCCACGCCGCACTCCTCCCCCGAGTTCTTCTCGGAGCTGTGACGGCAGGGCGCGGCGCCGCGGCCCGGCGCCTCCGCCGCCGCCTCGTCCTGCGCCTGGCAGCGCTACTgagccgcgcccgccgcccgccggcGCGCTCACAGGGCCGACACCGTGCTTTTGTtaagtttgaaatataattatcaTCAGTTCCAGTTCTatagtttctttttattaaggTGGAACAATGTAGCCGTCGATCCCGTCGGGAGCGGCTTTCAAACACCGTGTTAAATATATGGTTGTGTCGTAAGATATGCATAGCTTCGTTAATCtatatgtattattaaaattaaaatatatgcatAAGTTAAATGAGTCATGAAAACTGATTAATCGAATAATTGTAAATAGATACATAAATGACGAATATTAAGTATAGGAGGATTTGTGTTttcctaataaaatatttcacaaaatattcttttatttatctattttactCATACTTTGAATGATCGATTGCAATGAATAGAAAATGCTGGTgccttttcatttattttgttgtctaATTGTTGATTAGAACATAGCAACTTCCAATTAAGTtaatggaatgcaataaatggtatgatatgatatgaaagTTATCCAGtttaacatttcaataaacacTGAATTTCATTATAATCTTAATGTGGTCTAATGAAACTCCACACAGATAAGTAAAAAGCATTTCAGTTTACACGGGATCTCAAACATTGCTACAATTCTAATACCTgcttttattttgactttttacatagtttggaaaatagattttttaaaacatattacgAGAATGCCACCAATAATATAAGTTTACATCGACAGAATCCCAGGCCCAAGTACATCGATAGCGTAAATgttcgtttttcttaaaacaattgacagTTATCCTTGATAATTAACGGGAAATTCATAGCAAACctatagtaaacagttgttttaagaaaactgacgtttatccTGTCGTTGAATTGGATCTTAGTATAAACTTAGATATGCTTAATTCTCATTTCGCCATAGTTCCTATGCAAAAACATTGAGTTCGGCTTGAATGAAAGTTTACTGTAAATTGCAGAGATATTCAACAGACATGTAAAACGATCTACTGTAAAAAATGTCTACCTACTGACTACGAATAtacgattttaatataaaagaacttaattacatataatacctgaagttttatttaacaACTAGTACATCATTTTAAACTCTCAATTAGATAAAATGTAGTCAAGCATCAACGGGTATGATCGTTTTACCGTTCAGGGTTTTTGGTCAgtatttactaattaattataaacggagaatatttttgataacattttctttgATAATCTTCTTATCATTTACTTCTAGatagaactaaattaaactaccAGCATCTTCTTTTGGCAAAACCTAATCTTATTAAAGCATAGCAGGTAGATAGGTATAGGAATGTCCTTCTAGCCGATTGTCGGcgacagcggctgttctcacaaAAGCATACAAGCCAGCTGCAGAAGTAATGATAAGATGTCATCAAGTTCAGAAAGATTTTGAATACAAAGTAATTTACTGAAAAGTACAAGTTGTAGGTCTGTGACAATTTTATACCCTACTAAAATCTATAACACTTTAGATACAAAAATACCTAGTTCTTCAAttgaaattataacaatattatttttgcgaAATAAAGGTATGCATTGTGGCGATTCAGCAGAAAACGGTAAGTGTGAGTCCAATGACTTTGTTGGTGGATTGTGCAACTTATAAAGTTTGCGACGACATCAATAAAGCAGCGATTGCTCAATTGGTGGTGGTGGTGAATTGAGGTCGATCGCCAccgataggtaggtaaatattgaATGCGCATTGAATTAGGTAtcgatacaaaataattattttcttttatatgaaAGTTAAGTTAGGTTCTGCCTGCACTGATGATGGTGGTTCCTTCTTATTACAAGTCGAGTCGTACCTTGGTAATGAATTGTTGTAAGAGGCATGCATGAGCTAAAGGCGATTGACGGCGTCTGTGTTATAGACTGTCTGGTACCTACATGGTAATACATGGTTGTGGTATTATAAAGATGGATATGCGACCATTTGCTTGTGGTTTGCTGAAATTCTCGGGATAAACGGCTAAGAGCTACTGTACctatcaaaaataattgttatcatTTCGCAAATGCATAATgactttagatttatttatttccctttTACCAGATTTCACAAAAATAGGCCTAAAGTTTGAGCTAGTTTAGCTGTCTGTATTGCACTTCATAGGTGCACACTCCGTTGTTTTTTTCAAAGCTAGTTTAGACACGTGTCTTTTGCAAGTAATACAAAAGTACTGatgttttcatgtttatttatatctttaaaGTTTGGTAACCCACATTATCGATACATTAAATCATCTTATTAATGATGTAAAGACATAATTACGTAAACAAGTGTTCATCACACTGTAAATAAGAGGACATTGTTGCAGCTTTCTATCTCAATATGACTCGTGCAAGATTATTGCATttagaagataaaaaaatacctaagcaCGAGGGTTTTTTTCGGAGTAGATAAGTGCTGCTGATTACATAGTTAGTAGTCAGTACTTGCTTATTCTTAATTTCCGAGTTGATTCTCACAAAACGGTGGTATCATGGATTGTGCTCGAGAAATGCAGAATGTTATGTTTTAAGAGTCTctagattttaatgaagtttgtATCCATACCATCTACTTGACGTATGGTCTTTTTTTTTTAGagtatttttacataaagatACACTTCATACACTCTAAGGGTAGCTACCTTATATGAACTATATAGCTTACTTCAGCTAAGTTTCAGACAAGTTTTagatatatacctatgtattgatTTTTGTCCATATTGATAATGAGAAACCTTGACATAATTGTATTAGTGTGCGCAGCAAGTCAGCAATATAGGTATGAGCATCTAATCATAAACTAATAACGTTGTAAGAAGGTATTGTAACTTGTAAGTGTTATAGATTAGATTTTGTGAATtgaccttttgtttttaaacaatatttaagtactttagCGTTACTAAGGCCCAGTTTTTACATGGTCGCTGTTAGCAAGAAGTTTTATGATTTCTCTATACCTACCTCCACATTAACTGTAAATCATGATAAATCAGTTACAAGAATTGAATCGATATAAAAACTTCACGATTAGAGTTCCGGCGCTTGTTCAAACATCGATAGCAACTAAGTTGCAAGTACTAAGTACAGCATAATGTTCCGTGTAGAACGGCGTCACACGGCGGTCTTAGTAACTCGACACTAACTTGTTATTAGAAATCAAGGCATCAAGTTCTTTGATAACGAAGCGAATACCAATAAACGAGACGGATATAGTGTCCGTTTATTTGTACAAGTgaacaaatattattgtaactcGATTAAGTTTTGAATTTGTATCGCGGGccttttgaaattagaatttcgATTGTCTTTTGTTAGGATTCATTTTGATGTGCCTTTGTTTTATAGAACACTTTGCACAATCaaagatgtaaaaaaatgtttattgtggTTTAAGGATTTATATCCATTAATGTTAGCTTATTTGATTTCAACTTTATATAGCTGCAATTAAGGACCTATTAAATCTAAAATGAAGTGCATACAATCCTAAATGATTGAGATGAAATGACCGCCTGATAGATATCAGGTTCGATGTACCTTCCCTTGCCCTCTACATAACTTCAACTTCAGCGTCGTTCATAGCTCCGTAGGTAAGGTCGAAATAGCTTTGGATGTTGGTGGTTATCGGTAATACATTGATTGTTACATTGCAGCTATATGACAGCCATCATAGTTTTTTTCTGGCTGTAGGTATTGATACAGCTTGTTATGTTCTGAGACCTGCAGCCAAAGTGGCGAAATAAGGTTTCGACTTTCCTTTTAAATAACGTTCCTTATCTTTCATCTGTCAATGGAGAAGTTTTCTGATATGCGGTGTAGGCAGGCTACGTTTAGAAATCCCTTGTAGTTTGCAGCTATTTGGAGGGATCCATGATAATTTGGTAGGTTTTTCGGTTATTACTTTTTCTATACTTTTTCCCAGTGTTCATGTAATTCCATATAACATTAAAAtcgcattaaataaaataaaataatatcaaaaaattatcataaattaatatattaatattaattgactcttaaaatgaaaataactgtTCATGCGAATATTGGTGTTTTTACGTTATGTCCTGATTATTCTTACCGACCAAAATGAAAGGGAAATGAATCAATGAAAACTATTGTTTTTCATTCTTTAGTTCAAAACTTTTTGTGTGAAGGgattaaaatgaaacttaacTTAGCAGAAATATAGCTTGCCTGcaacctatgtatgtacatacctacatcagAAGAgcacataggctattttttcaGATGCAGATGAAATCGCTTCTGGAAGCTGGTATAGTATAAATCTTGTCATTTTTGGTGATAAaaagttggaaaaatatttcaattcatGAAAAGACACCTGATTTCGTCCATTCATAAGATATTCAAGTACCTAAATCTGgtacacaataaataatgtatagaCTGTTTTGGTAAGGTCGAATCGTTTAAATCTAATGACACTATTGTAAAGTTCTAAAAGTTTAGTGTTAACATTTTCAGATGTGCCTATTGTGTCCATTttccaaaaaagaaaacatattttttactcgtTTGGTATTGAATGGGTATTACTCAGGTATTGAATACTGAAAACGATCAACATGTGTTAAATAGATTTAACATAACAGTAAAAGAATCTGTGGTAAAGAATTAGTATAATAGAGAGATAatactataggtacataaatggtCAAAAAAATAGTTATGCTGTAGAAATAATGTTAGAGTGGCCCTTTGCAACGaccaatttttaatttaatcctaTACTAAAAACCTACCCAGTTCAGTTATTATAAGTACAATTATTTTGGTTGTACATTTATCAAGCGACGTCTGAAGTCAACATAGACAGTCCATATCTCGTAGCAGAGCTACGGGCTACGAGAGCCGCGGCGTAGGGACGCGTGGGGCGTGCCCCGGCTCGCCACGCCCCGCCAGAGCGAGACGGCCAGCGCGCCGCCTACCCGCCACGGCCTCACCAACGATACATTTTCCTCTGAACAACATCACAGATTTACCTACTCCTCACTAATAAGGCTCAGATTTGACTAAAAAGATTTCGCGCAAATGAAAACGCTGGAGTATGTATGGGCTTGTAATGGTATGTTCTGAGGGTACAACCACCTCCGCTCTCTCGTACCATCGGCCGCTTATTACAGACCTATAGCGGTACGTAAGTAGAGCCTGTCATGCAAATGGAGGCCTGTTAATGAAGTCGAGGAGAATTATGGGCATTGTTACTGCGGCCCCGGCCATTGTAATGGCCCATTTGGTAGGCGtacatcataataatatatggGACAATTATTTCTACGATGCCATTGGACTGCATTTCTGACCAAGGCTTTTTGGTGACTGCTATTTATTTGGCCTGTCCATACGGACATTACCATATACTTATAGTTTATCACGAAGCCGTACGGACAACGTAAAATATTGTCTGTACTTAATACCGGAGTGAGTGCATGTATACTCATGAAATTACGCTGTAAGTTATACTGAGGTTTTAcgcatttgttttctttattggGCTACATAATTAGCCATCACAGAGGCACATCTACGTCCTTCGTTTAAACAGCTATGAACTCTTGACGTATACATTCAGAACTCTATACCATATAGAGAAAACAATACCTTTACCGTACATTATTCTAATTACAGCCGTCACCAAAAAATTACACAGGAACATCAATATAGTCATCACAAGTTCCACTAAACCCCTGGAGCAGGTATCACCTTTGTTGTTAGAAGTGTGTTGTGTTGGACGCGGGTGCGACGCCCGGCGCCGTTCTGATGAGCCAGCAGCTTCACCGACCGACGCGGCACATTTTTCCAGTGGCAAGGTCGGCACCCAGTGACGTCACCACTCCATACTTTCCATTTTCACACTAGGTATTACTGAAATTATTGTACGGATTGTATTGTTAGGCTATTTGAGCTTATGGTTTATGACGATACTTGGTAGTTAAGAAATTCGTAAAGCCTCTTTAAGTTCCACTCTCGTCTTGATATCTAGAAcaacaccatcatcatcatcttgtCACTTATATGACaaggtttaaataataattaaaacatttaaagtgGGAAAGTATTGCCTACCAAACCTACCCACTACGCACGTCAAAAGTTAAGACTATTTTCAGCAGAACCAGTaaactgaaaaattaaataaaattataaaaacaaagtgatcctataagggttccgttttttccttttgaggtacgaaagattaagtacaaaaaaattttTAGGTATTGAATAACTTGGCAAAACTACCACGATATCCATGTCTGAAGATCAGTGGTGGTGTCAACATTAAAGGTTTTATTAATCAGCTAATAAGATTAATAGACTGTTGTGCTGTGATAATAAAGGTTGgaggaaaaataatttcttgaaaaaaaaagacaacgGATTATTGTTCGTACAGTTCTCTGCGACATCTTCACCTTATAAGTCCTGTTGACCCAAATTAGGGGATACGCTAACAAAAGTCATGACCTAATTCCTTGTCGAAATTCATTCAAGTATTTTCTACAATTTCATTGACAATTATCCTAAAATAGAATtccagaatttatttattatgtgtacatttaagaagttttttttatgtttagaaGTCAACAAGTTGAGGCTCACGTATTCGGAAGACACCTGTTAGGAGAATAGTACGGGAGTCGGGAAATGTATGAGAAAACGCTGATGGAGTGTAGTGAGGGGCGAGGAGCGCTTACTCGGAGCTGAGACAGCATTGTGCAGGGTCGGC belongs to Helicoverpa armigera isolate CAAS_96S chromosome 6, ASM3070526v1, whole genome shotgun sequence and includes:
- the LOC110371906 gene encoding neural retina-specific leucine zipper protein, which translates into the protein MVEHALVDCSQASAMQTLPPQPHRDGEDDQLADEYVQNFELDHLEDHNVVKREPLRTGWQEMVEPPSACARACRPWPDAGPYPQPHVAIAVDPSTPPETPPAPIGRSPCRAALVDDVLWLPHMREPLDMRTVPCGSFEEWDRREWREQDHHMQQVGLRPASSCSAMSPRTGPHPSYQPSSCGDDLISDDLLMTLSVRELNKRLHGFPREDVTRLKQKRRTLKNRGYAQNCRSKRLQQRQELELTNRSLQDELHVLQLQVARVTHERDVLKQRLALVGREHAVPQHAPPTPHSSPEFFSEL